One window of Desulforegulaceae bacterium genomic DNA carries:
- a CDS encoding IS66 family insertion sequence element accessory protein TnpB, whose protein sequence is MKPNSDLKNFWKTHISKWEVSCLTQAEYCRINNLKNTRFTYWKIKLQKENLPLLVVEISQASINQVFGINKNSSITLHSKSGFHLDIPDNFSSAALKQILLVLKEI, encoded by the coding sequence ATGAAACCAAATTCAGATTTAAAAAATTTTTGGAAGACCCATATATCAAAATGGGAGGTATCCTGTCTGACTCAGGCAGAGTATTGCAGAATAAACAATCTTAAAAATACCAGATTTACCTACTGGAAGATAAAACTGCAAAAAGAAAATTTGCCGCTTTTAGTTGTAGAAATCAGCCAGGCTTCAATAAATCAGGTTTTTGGAATAAATAAAAATTCATCCATAACCCTGCATTCAAAATCTGGCTTTCATCTTGATATTCCTGATAATTTTTCTTCTGCTGCCTTAAAGCAGATCCTTCTGGTTTTAAAGGAGATATGA